In Lacrimispora indolis DSM 755, a genomic segment contains:
- a CDS encoding ABC transporter ATP-binding protein: MEHLLEIKNIETCFKTDGQLVKAVDEVSMYLNPGEIIGIVGESGSGKSVTMMSMLQLISSPGKVTGGEVYIRGNERNMLEYGQNSEEMRQMRGGKVSMIFQEPMTSLNPVLTIGYQIQENIMEHLKLNKDEARKRTIEMLKLVNIPDAEERFSYYPQQFSGGMRQRIMIAMAMSSEPTILVADEATTALDVTTQAQLLEMIRDIAKKTNTAVIIVTHNLGIVARFAERIYVMYSGSVVEMTDAKRLFADPEHPYTRALLRAIPRLDDPKDRILIPIDGLPPNPAARPEFCPFYERCEYRMDKCRESSKPELKEIGKGHFAACHLSEEEKLAKAEEIAAKEIKKAPRIEIGEDICLEVKNVRKYFPIYKGMIRKKVGDVKAIEEIEFSVRKGETLGIVGESGCGKTTLARCIMRVYKPEEGQIVFNGTDIAGFNDKQMYPFRRKISMIFQDPFSSLDPRQTAESIVGESLLLHKLVKNKEEYNARVDELFRIVGLDPALKYRVPHEFSGGQRQRIGIARALSSEPDLILCDEPISALDVSIQAQIINLLEELQSKLGLTYLFIAHDLAVVKHISNRILVMYLGRVVEIADCEELYGNTLHPYTKTLLSAVPVADPSVEESRERVPIRGEVPSLTNRPSGCPFHDRCDHARERCRKEIPALRDVGDHHEVACFLYD, encoded by the coding sequence ATGGAACACTTGTTGGAAATAAAAAATATTGAAACCTGTTTTAAAACCGATGGCCAGCTTGTAAAGGCTGTGGATGAAGTATCCATGTATTTGAATCCGGGAGAAATCATCGGCATTGTAGGCGAATCCGGAAGCGGGAAATCAGTGACCATGATGAGCATGCTGCAGCTGATCAGCTCTCCCGGAAAGGTCACCGGGGGAGAGGTCTACATCCGGGGAAATGAACGAAATATGCTGGAGTATGGTCAAAACAGCGAGGAAATGCGTCAAATGCGGGGCGGAAAAGTGAGCATGATCTTCCAGGAGCCCATGACTTCCTTAAATCCTGTTCTGACCATAGGTTATCAGATCCAGGAAAACATTATGGAGCATCTTAAGCTGAATAAGGATGAGGCAAGAAAACGCACCATTGAGATGCTGAAGCTGGTTAATATACCGGATGCGGAGGAACGTTTCAGCTATTATCCCCAGCAGTTTTCAGGCGGCATGCGTCAGCGTATCATGATTGCCATGGCAATGTCATCGGAACCCACCATACTTGTGGCCGATGAAGCGACCACTGCTCTGGATGTGACGACTCAGGCACAGCTGCTGGAAATGATCAGGGATATTGCCAAGAAAACTAATACTGCAGTCATTATTGTTACCCATAATCTGGGGATCGTGGCCAGGTTTGCTGAGCGCATTTATGTCATGTATTCAGGCAGTGTTGTGGAAATGACAGATGCGAAACGACTGTTTGCGGATCCGGAGCATCCCTATACCAGGGCACTGCTCAGAGCCATCCCAAGGCTTGATGATCCCAAAGACCGTATCCTGATCCCCATTGACGGCCTTCCGCCCAATCCTGCCGCCAGACCGGAATTCTGTCCCTTTTATGAGCGTTGTGAATACCGTATGGATAAGTGCAGGGAAAGTTCCAAGCCAGAACTCAAGGAAATCGGAAAAGGGCACTTTGCCGCATGTCATTTGTCAGAAGAAGAAAAGCTGGCAAAAGCAGAGGAAATTGCTGCTAAGGAAATAAAAAAGGCACCAAGGATAGAAATAGGAGAGGATATCTGTCTGGAAGTCAAAAACGTCCGGAAGTATTTCCCCATTTACAAAGGCATGATCCGGAAAAAGGTAGGAGATGTAAAAGCCATAGAGGAAATCGAATTTTCGGTCAGAAAGGGAGAAACTCTTGGTATCGTAGGGGAATCAGGCTGCGGCAAAACAACTCTGGCCCGATGCATCATGAGGGTGTACAAGCCCGAGGAGGGACAGATCGTTTTTAACGGTACGGATATTGCGGGCTTTAACGATAAGCAGATGTATCCGTTCAGAAGAAAGATATCCATGATCTTTCAGGATCCGTTCTCATCCCTGGATCCAAGGCAGACGGCCGAGTCCATTGTGGGAGAATCCCTCCTCCTCCATAAGCTGGTGAAGAACAAGGAGGAATACAATGCCAGGGTGGATGAACTGTTCCGGATCGTAGGACTGGATCCTGCGTTAAAGTACCGGGTACCCCATGAGTTTTCCGGCGGGCAGAGGCAGAGGATCGGAATTGCAAGAGCACTTTCTTCCGAGCCGGATCTGATCCTGTGCGATGAGCCTATCTCAGCGCTGGATGTTTCCATTCAGGCACAGATCATTAACCTGCTGGAGGAGCTGCAGTCCAAGCTGGGGCTCACCTATTTATTCATTGCTCATGACCTGGCCGTTGTGAAACACATCAGCAATCGGATTCTGGTCATGTATCTGGGAAGAGTTGTGGAGATCGCGGATTGTGAAGAGCTATATGGCAATACGCTCCATCCTTACACAAAGACACTGTTAAGCGCTGTTCCTGTGGCGGATCCTTCTGTTGAGGAATCCAGAGAACGGGTACCCATCAGGGGTGAGGTGCCAAGCCTGACAAACAGGCCTTCAGGCTGTCCTTTTCATGACAGATGTGATCATGCACGGGAGCGGTGCCGCAAGGAAATTCCGGCACTTCGTGATGTTGGAGATCATCATGAGGTGGCATGTTTCTTATACGATTAA
- a CDS encoding PQQ-dependent sugar dehydrogenase, protein MKNLDSPIGMVFDEAGNVFIADSGLATGNPRVLQLINGHFETIAQGFVVPISGINYLNGVIYVSHRGYVTKIFGDGTRQNIIMGLPSNGDNYNSPVAFSSDNKLYFGQGTVTNSGIVGNDNKWVTVSPFLCDYSGDYVMLYGQNFGTRNILTEALPNDTAATGAFSPYGIPNIEYEIRKKYIKASGSILRSNLDGSNLEQVAWGFRNPTYLKFDINGQLFAANNGYNPIGSRPIENATDDFYYITPNLWYGWPDYSGGEAVNSPRFTPRGGIQPTLLLKNQPNIPPRPYVTFPPNSSIRGFEFNYNEDFGPYGDVYIAEYGSTIHTQMGDSVSYASAGHRISKIDMRSRTISTFAINKTGFPASLSNAGGLERLSHLIFGPDGAMYIVDTGFNSMGNPDAFIPSTGVIWRVYRTAS, encoded by the coding sequence ATGAAAAATTTGGATTCCCCAATTGGAATGGTATTTGATGAGGCTGGAAATGTTTTTATAGCTGATTCCGGATTAGCGACCGGTAATCCCAGAGTACTGCAATTGATCAACGGTCATTTTGAGACGATTGCACAAGGGTTTGTTGTCCCAATATCGGGCATTAATTATTTAAACGGTGTCATATATGTGTCTCATAGAGGTTATGTAACTAAAATATTCGGAGACGGTACAAGGCAGAATATCATTATGGGTTTACCCAGTAATGGCGATAATTACAATAGTCCGGTCGCTTTTTCATCTGATAATAAATTGTATTTCGGCCAAGGAACTGTTACCAACAGCGGTATTGTGGGCAACGATAACAAATGGGTGACAGTTTCTCCGTTTCTATGTGATTATTCTGGGGATTATGTTATGCTTTATGGCCAGAATTTTGGAACCAGAAATATTCTGACAGAAGCACTGCCCAATGATACTGCTGCAACAGGGGCATTTTCTCCTTATGGAATACCGAATATAGAATATGAAATCAGAAAAAAATATATTAAAGCTTCGGGCAGCATCTTAAGGTCAAATCTGGATGGTTCAAATCTGGAACAAGTTGCCTGGGGATTCAGGAATCCAACATACTTAAAATTTGATATAAACGGTCAGTTATTTGCAGCCAACAATGGCTATAATCCTATCGGGAGCAGACCGATTGAAAATGCGACGGATGATTTTTATTATATTACACCTAATTTATGGTATGGCTGGCCGGACTACTCCGGAGGAGAGGCAGTAAACTCACCGCGGTTCACACCAAGAGGAGGAATCCAGCCAACGCTTCTGCTTAAAAATCAGCCTAACATTCCTCCAAGACCTTATGTTACATTTCCTCCGAATTCCTCCATAAGAGGGTTTGAGTTTAATTATAATGAGGACTTCGGTCCTTATGGGGATGTTTATATAGCGGAATATGGCAGTACCATACATACACAGATGGGTGATTCGGTATCCTATGCCAGCGCAGGACACAGAATATCTAAAATTGATATGAGATCCAGAACGATCAGCACATTTGCAATTAATAAAACAGGATTTCCGGCATCCTTGTCAAATGCAGGAGGGCTGGAAAGACTATCCCATCTTATATTCGGACCTGACGGAGCAATGTATATTGTGGATACCGGATTTAATTCCATGGGAAATCCAGATGCCTTTATACCCAGTACAGGAGTAATCTGGAGAGTATACAGAACAGCTTCATAA
- a CDS encoding ABC transporter permease produces MKAYIAKRTGQMILIIFLISIFTFMLVSLIPGDPVYAMLGSEVSQEEYDRVYHELKLDQPVLHRYFSWLGGALQGDWGQSTQFHKSTLEIINERIPITLFFSISAFIISIPLGILFGVISAVYRGRPADTAVTLIANITACLPQFWIALLVMYVFAMKLGWLPSYGFTWFHVDLVTGIRQTIMPLFCLALGGIATVTRQTRSSMLEVIRQDYVRTARSKGISQRRVIYLHALKNALIPVITILGMRLGSMLAGSMFVESVFNIPGMGSLFVKAIQSRDIPVVQACVLVTALVSCIINLMTDILYAVVDPRVRYE; encoded by the coding sequence ATGAAGGCATACATAGCGAAACGCACGGGACAGATGATATTGATCATTTTTCTCATATCCATTTTTACATTCATGCTGGTATCCTTGATTCCCGGAGACCCGGTTTATGCAATGCTGGGATCGGAAGTATCACAGGAAGAATATGACAGGGTATATCATGAATTAAAATTGGACCAGCCTGTCCTTCACAGGTACTTCAGCTGGCTGGGAGGAGCGCTCCAGGGTGACTGGGGACAATCAACACAGTTTCATAAAAGTACGTTGGAAATCATTAATGAACGAATACCTATTACATTGTTTTTTTCAATCAGTGCATTCATAATAAGCATTCCTCTTGGAATACTTTTTGGGGTTATCAGTGCAGTATACAGGGGCAGGCCTGCGGATACGGCGGTGACCCTGATCGCCAATATAACGGCCTGCCTGCCCCAGTTCTGGATCGCTCTGTTAGTCATGTATGTATTTGCCATGAAGCTTGGCTGGCTTCCTTCTTATGGGTTTACATGGTTTCATGTGGATCTGGTGACAGGCATAAGACAGACCATTATGCCTCTGTTCTGCCTTGCCCTTGGAGGAATTGCAACGGTAACCAGACAGACACGTTCCAGCATGCTGGAGGTCATCCGCCAGGATTATGTCAGGACAGCCAGGAGCAAGGGGATTTCACAGAGAAGGGTTATTTATCTCCATGCGCTTAAAAATGCCCTGATCCCTGTTATCACCATCCTGGGAATGCGTCTCGGTTCCATGCTGGCAGGCTCTATGTTTGTAGAATCCGTTTTTAACATTCCCGGAATGGGCTCTTTATTTGTAAAGGCCATTCAGTCAAGGGATATTCCGGTTGTTCAGGCATGTGTTCTGGTCACGGCTCTTGTATCCTGTATCATCAACCTTATGACAGATATTTTATATGCAGTGGTTGACCCAAGAGTCCGCTATGAATAA
- a CDS encoding glycoside hydrolase family 3 protein, whose translation MKLYKYMVFHTFFLLPLLLTGCGKYVPYISSPNTESTGISQQASSGTEVSPAPQSTEATAETEPEKTPDSGAAGQTESPLSQDLYETRARELLSSMTLEEKVGQMFFVRLRKDSAIEDIKTYHLGGFILFGDDFKDETKDSIKELIKSYQSTSSIPLLIGADEEGGTVCRVSKHTAFRSEPFQSPQDLYKQGGMDAIRTDTREKAALLLGLGINVNLAPVCDVSSDPNDFIYRRSFGQEAGATADYVKTVIEEMKKERIGSTLKHFPGYGSNGDTHTGSATDTRNYDQFVRSDFLPFQTGIQAGADSVLVSHNIVTSIDEQSPASLSPAVHDILREALDFQGVIMTDDLSMEAIKDHTSDADAAVLAITAGNDLLVATDFDTQIPAVLNSVNNGILTEERINASVVRVLVWKLKLGIL comes from the coding sequence ATGAAATTATACAAATACATGGTTTTCCATACATTTTTCCTCCTGCCGCTCCTTCTGACGGGCTGCGGGAAGTATGTTCCCTATATCAGCAGCCCCAATACCGAAAGCACCGGGATTTCCCAACAGGCTTCAAGCGGAACAGAGGTCTCTCCTGCTCCCCAATCCACGGAAGCCACAGCAGAAACCGAGCCTGAAAAGACTCCTGACAGCGGAGCGGCCGGACAGACGGAGTCCCCTTTAAGCCAAGATCTCTATGAGACCAGAGCCAGGGAACTGTTATCTTCCATGACCCTGGAGGAAAAGGTGGGCCAGATGTTTTTTGTCCGCCTGCGTAAAGACAGTGCCATTGAGGATATCAAAACATACCACCTGGGCGGCTTTATTCTGTTCGGAGATGATTTTAAGGATGAGACGAAAGACAGCATCAAGGAGCTTATTAAAAGCTACCAGAGTACCTCTTCCATCCCACTGCTCATCGGGGCAGATGAGGAAGGGGGTACGGTGTGCCGCGTCAGCAAACATACAGCCTTCCGGTCTGAGCCTTTTCAGTCTCCCCAGGATTTGTATAAACAGGGCGGCATGGACGCCATCCGGACAGATACCAGGGAAAAGGCCGCCCTTTTGCTCGGACTTGGCATCAATGTGAATCTGGCTCCTGTGTGTGATGTTTCTTCTGATCCCAATGATTTTATTTACCGCCGGTCCTTTGGCCAGGAAGCCGGAGCAACCGCCGATTACGTCAAAACGGTCATTGAGGAAATGAAAAAGGAGAGGATCGGCAGCACGCTGAAGCATTTTCCAGGCTATGGCAGCAATGGGGATACCCATACAGGATCGGCCACGGATACCAGAAATTATGATCAGTTTGTCCGGAGCGATTTTCTGCCCTTCCAGACCGGTATCCAAGCCGGAGCTGACAGCGTGCTGGTATCTCATAATATTGTGACTTCCATAGATGAACAATCTCCGGCCTCCCTTTCCCCTGCGGTTCATGACATCCTAAGGGAAGCTCTGGACTTTCAAGGCGTTATTATGACCGATGATCTGAGTATGGAAGCCATTAAGGATCATACCTCAGATGCCGATGCCGCTGTCCTTGCCATTACTGCCGGAAATGACCTGCTGGTTGCAACAGACTTTGACACACAGATTCCGGCCGTCTTAAATTCCGTAAATAACGGAATATTAACAGAAGAGCGGATCAACGCCTCCGTAGTCCGGGTCCTTGTATGGAAACTGAAGCTGGGAATTCTATAA
- a CDS encoding ABC transporter permease — MKNNGRWKKTVRTLFARKVAAFSAIVVALFVLMAIFAPLIAPYDPNYADFASFLQGPGKDHILGTDNYGRDVLSRIIYGTRVSLIIGVFAVMIACIAGTFFGMVAGYFGGFVDDVITRIMEAIRAIPQIILAMALTAVFGSGIRNLAIILGISSMAGYVRMMRGQVLTIKQADYIMAGKLQGNKSFRLMLKHILPNSISPIIVMMTQQVGQTILAEAGLSFLGLGISAPTASWGGMVSDGRLFLLQNPVFALTPGVCVAVLVICLNMFGDGVRDALDPRLRGEV, encoded by the coding sequence ATGAAAAATAACGGAAGATGGAAAAAAACAGTTAGGACATTGTTTGCGAGAAAGGTCGCCGCTTTCAGCGCCATTGTGGTTGCCCTCTTTGTTCTCATGGCAATATTTGCACCTTTGATCGCACCTTATGATCCCAATTATGCGGATTTTGCCTCCTTTTTGCAGGGACCGGGCAAAGATCATATTCTGGGTACAGATAATTACGGGCGGGATGTTCTGAGCAGGATCATATATGGAACCAGAGTCAGCCTGATCATCGGTGTATTTGCAGTGATGATTGCCTGCATTGCCGGAACCTTTTTCGGAATGGTCGCAGGGTATTTCGGCGGGTTTGTGGATGATGTGATCACAAGAATCATGGAAGCTATCCGCGCTATTCCTCAGATCATCCTGGCAATGGCCCTGACAGCCGTATTTGGAAGCGGAATCCGCAACTTAGCGATCATCCTGGGAATATCCTCTATGGCAGGTTACGTCCGAATGATGAGAGGACAGGTTCTTACAATCAAACAGGCGGATTATATTATGGCAGGAAAGCTGCAGGGCAACAAAAGTTTCAGGCTCATGCTGAAACACATTCTGCCCAACAGCATTTCACCTATTATTGTCATGATGACCCAGCAGGTAGGACAGACCATTCTGGCGGAAGCGGGACTTAGTTTTCTCGGGCTTGGAATCAGTGCGCCAACTGCTTCCTGGGGCGGTATGGTCAGTGACGGCCGGCTGTTTCTTCTTCAAAACCCTGTGTTTGCACTTACTCCGGGCGTCTGTGTGGCGGTGCTGGTTATCTGCCTTAATATGTTCGGAGATGGGGTACGGGATGCCTTGGATCCAAGACTCAGGGGCGAGGTTTGA
- a CDS encoding EcsC family protein has protein sequence MNRQFDKQVKQIKKEEQKLLNRKENSILKASVEPVADKIQSYIPGKLKAALEAAFHKGFLLVFEKGNIYIEKTYDKDKIQLEYDLNDYALGKSAERKYRKRLDKYSKHSQMINSSISVIEGGVLGAFGIGLPDIPLFLSLVMKSVYEIALSYGYDYETEEEKAYILLLICTAMTKQKRQKEFYQKLEALGDSMDCKIMTEINLEEQIKTTAGILSESLLTAKFIQGIPVVGAVGGFVNYNIIRKISKFAGVMYKKRYYMNRQRG, from the coding sequence ATGAACCGTCAATTTGACAAGCAAGTGAAGCAGATTAAAAAAGAAGAGCAAAAATTGCTTAACAGGAAAGAAAATTCAATCCTGAAAGCTTCTGTAGAGCCTGTTGCGGATAAAATACAAAGTTATATTCCGGGAAAACTGAAAGCAGCTCTGGAGGCGGCATTCCATAAAGGATTTTTGCTGGTTTTTGAAAAGGGAAATATTTATATCGAGAAGACCTATGATAAGGATAAGATACAATTGGAATATGATTTAAATGATTATGCCCTGGGCAAAAGCGCCGAAAGAAAATACAGAAAACGTTTGGATAAGTATTCCAAGCATTCCCAGATGATTAATTCTTCCATTTCCGTAATAGAAGGAGGTGTCCTGGGTGCATTTGGTATCGGACTGCCGGATATTCCTCTTTTTTTATCCTTAGTCATGAAATCTGTTTATGAAATTGCGTTAAGCTATGGGTATGATTATGAAACAGAGGAAGAAAAAGCATATATTCTGCTTTTGATCTGCACTGCCATGACGAAACAGAAACGGCAGAAAGAGTTTTATCAAAAGCTTGAGGCATTGGGGGACAGCATGGATTGTAAGATTATGACGGAAATAAATTTAGAGGAGCAGATAAAAACCACAGCAGGGATTCTGTCAGAGTCATTATTAACCGCAAAGTTTATACAGGGCATTCCGGTTGTAGGTGCAGTGGGAGGTTTTGTAAATTATAATATTATCCGTAAAATAAGCAAATTTGCAGGGGTGATGTATAAAAAGAGATATTACATGAACAGGCAAAGGGGATAA
- a CDS encoding HAMP domain-containing sensor histidine kinase: MKSLRKQLSLSILLTLLITIGLIGILSNWIMNREFEKYITRLGQERRENIVDDLSRQYDSFKRSWKLDYVHAIGMNSLYDGYIVKLFDAGGNMVWDAENHDMSLCGQIMSEISLRMEERGTVGGFVDHTYEIHQNGKQIGAVSIKYYGPFFMNEADFNFINVMNTVLLVIGILSSACSVVVGCLLARRISRPVTKTAYIAKQISKGNYNIRFEPGTKIRELDDLADAINHLSDALGDQEKLRKQMTADVAHELRTPLTALGSHLEAMIEGLWDPTPERLKSCHEEVKRLGTLVEDLGQLAKIESENLVLNKSRTDLLETVCTVSDTMKGEMVKKNLSLSIEGNPVFAEADKNRFSQVIANLLSNAIKYTPEGGAIEIHVSETDRLAIVKVKDTGMGIPEKELPFIFERFYRTDKSRNRKSGGAGIGLAIVRSIVAAHEGTVTAESVQEQGSCFTVTIPKEG, translated from the coding sequence GTGAAGAGTTTAAGAAAACAGTTATCCCTTTCCATTCTGCTGACGCTTTTGATTACCATTGGTCTCATTGGCATTCTTTCCAACTGGATCATGAACCGGGAATTTGAGAAATACATCACCCGGCTGGGACAGGAACGAAGGGAAAATATCGTCGATGATTTAAGCAGGCAATACGATAGCTTTAAACGGAGCTGGAAGCTTGACTACGTTCATGCCATCGGTATGAACTCTCTGTATGACGGATACATCGTAAAGCTGTTTGATGCAGGGGGAAACATGGTATGGGATGCGGAAAATCATGACATGAGTCTTTGCGGGCAGATCATGAGCGAAATTTCGTTGAGAATGGAAGAGAGAGGCACTGTCGGCGGCTTTGTAGACCATACTTATGAGATTCATCAGAATGGAAAACAAATCGGGGCTGTGTCTATTAAATATTACGGCCCGTTTTTTATGAACGAGGCTGATTTTAATTTCATTAATGTCATGAACACGGTCCTTCTGGTCATTGGAATCTTATCCAGCGCCTGTTCCGTGGTGGTGGGCTGCCTTCTTGCCCGGAGAATATCCCGTCCTGTTACGAAAACCGCTTATATTGCCAAACAGATATCAAAGGGCAATTATAACATCCGGTTTGAGCCCGGAACAAAGATCCGGGAGCTTGATGATCTTGCAGATGCCATCAACCATCTTTCCGATGCTCTCGGAGACCAGGAGAAATTGCGAAAGCAGATGACTGCTGATGTAGCTCATGAACTGAGAACGCCTTTGACCGCCCTGGGCTCCCATCTGGAGGCAATGATAGAAGGCCTGTGGGATCCGACACCGGAACGGCTGAAAAGCTGTCATGAAGAGGTAAAGCGCCTTGGGACGCTGGTTGAGGATCTGGGGCAGCTGGCGAAGATCGAGAGTGAAAATCTGGTTTTAAATAAATCCCGGACCGATCTGCTGGAAACCGTATGCACGGTGTCAGATACCATGAAAGGGGAGATGGTCAAGAAGAACCTGTCCCTTTCCATAGAAGGAAATCCGGTCTTTGCTGAGGCGGATAAAAACAGATTCAGCCAGGTCATTGCCAATCTGCTTTCCAATGCAATCAAATACACGCCTGAAGGCGGAGCAATAGAAATCCATGTATCTGAAACAGACCGGCTGGCAATCGTTAAAGTAAAGGATACGGGAATGGGAATTCCTGAAAAGGAACTTCCTTTCATCTTTGAACGGTTTTACAGAACAGACAAATCCCGGAACAGGAAATCAGGGGGCGCCGGCATCGGCCTTGCCATTGTCAGATCCATCGTTGCCGCCCATGAGGGAACGGTGACAGCAGAAAGCGTGCAGGAACAGGGAAGCTGCTTTACTGTGACCATTCCCAAGGAAGGGTGA
- a CDS encoding LysR family transcriptional regulator, whose translation MDIRYLEYILALAETGNMTRAAKKLYVSQPTLSQFLTKQETELGAPLFQRSSGTYTLTPVGSLYAEYARNVLSLTESLEKDIKRVSNTSRIRIGTSASSALQMLSCILADFRKYYPKVELVLSDDNLRSTSNLIFRGELDLAFVTANSLEQYKGQSIELIKEEVVFAAPSIHPYCQKLSGSRNRSLNSQQLLEHFYKYPFILQHKGSCIRYLIEEFFDKQDFNPTIACSTSHAQSICDMVSSNIGVGFIPAGNEISTKQITFFSLEPRIYRIHSILYRKDLIMKPPHKYLIELAKKYMDTNWNNLSR comes from the coding sequence ATGGACATCAGATATCTGGAATACATACTCGCCCTGGCCGAGACCGGCAATATGACCAGGGCTGCCAAAAAACTTTACGTATCGCAGCCTACCCTCAGTCAATTTCTTACCAAACAGGAGACAGAACTGGGGGCTCCCCTGTTTCAAAGGTCCAGCGGTACCTATACACTTACACCGGTAGGCAGCCTCTATGCGGAATATGCCAGAAACGTTCTCTCCTTAACGGAATCCCTGGAAAAAGACATCAAACGTGTTTCCAACACCAGCCGCATCCGCATAGGTACCTCCGCTTCCAGTGCCCTGCAGATGCTTTCTTGCATCCTGGCTGATTTCCGCAAATATTACCCCAAAGTGGAGCTGGTTCTGTCGGACGATAATCTGCGTTCCACCAGCAATCTCATTTTCAGAGGTGAACTGGATCTTGCCTTTGTAACAGCCAATTCCCTGGAACAATACAAAGGACAGAGCATTGAATTGATAAAAGAAGAAGTTGTATTTGCAGCCCCCAGCATCCATCCCTATTGCCAGAAGCTGAGCGGAAGCCGTAACCGGTCCTTAAACAGCCAGCAGCTTTTGGAACACTTTTACAAATATCCGTTTATTTTACAGCATAAAGGGTCCTGCATCAGGTACCTGATCGAAGAATTTTTCGATAAACAGGATTTTAACCCGACCATAGCCTGCAGCACTTCCCATGCCCAATCCATTTGTGATATGGTGTCCAGCAATATTGGTGTAGGCTTTATCCCTGCCGGGAATGAAATTTCCACGAAACAGATCACCTTTTTTTCACTGGAACCCAGGATATACCGGATTCATTCCATTCTTTACCGGAAAGATCTGATCATGAAACCTCCCCATAAATACTTAATCGAGCTGGCAAAAAAATATATGGATACAAACTGGAACAATTTATCCAGATAA